The DNA segment AGAGACATTTACGGCACGAGAAGAAccatttttccaaaaacaaatgtaaaaataattccagTAATTTCCTGACACCTCCGTCGACATTTAATTCAAAATTCGCGAATCTctctatttttaattcacaCCGAGTTGAAGTTTGTTTGCTCTTTTTAGGGCATTGATTCAGACATTGAGGAAGTGGCACGACCCGCCGACAACTCAGACCCACTTGCTGAGAATAATCTCGAGGACAATGAAGTTGACATGGATGAGAATTTTCCACCATTGGACGATGTCTGTGGTACAATACCAGAAGAGGCATCCGAGGAGTTACGTGAAGAGGAGGAGGCGGAGGCGGCTGCACTAGAGGCAGCCAGAGACAGTCCAGACTCGCCGGTAATTGCCGCCATTACGAAGAGGGCGCAAAAACCAAACGAGTGAGTAACAATTTACCCTCGTTTCACCCGACCCCCTCTCATTCAATTAACTCTTCATCCATCTACTTTAAACTTTACTCTAATTTCGAATGGATGCTTCCATATCCATCTTATTACTGACATTTGTACTCGAGGGCCAAAAGGGTGGAGCTGGGGAAACGGGAATTCCCAGTATTTTCATTAGGAAATGGAAGTCTACAAATGTCGAAATGTCGGGTTCAAACCGTTCAGGTGATTCTCAGAAGTTCGGAAAATACATTTTCGAAATTAAAAAGTGAATTAGAGCTTGGGGAATCTCCATGAAGatttgaaaatagaaaattgcgGTTCTGTgcttttagaaaaattgatttgcaGCTTTAAAACTCAATTATTTCACGACAGTCACATGCCATTTATCGGATATATTTATCCCTTTCATTAGTTTTTGTCTATTTTTTGTTGAGGATTTTAAAGACTAATTGAGGATTTCCAAGGACAAATTGGTTTTTACACTGAAGTGCAAGAGAAACTCCAGaaacgttggaaaaatttcagcCAAACATTTGCAACCGTCAAGATCCGTCTCACTATTTGATTCGACCCCCGGAACCGCCGATAATAAACGTCTCGCCCTTCAGTAAAACGCattccccctcctcctccccctggAATACCGATAAAACCGTCGCTGGGAAACCGATTGCCATCCGTAATCATTCTCCAAAACTCCATTTACTTCCTGCCCCGGATATCGAACGTATTACACATCCCCTCGTGCCAGCAATGGACTTCAGAAAACTTAGATGTGACGACGTTTCGATGCTGGATCGTATAATTCACGATCGAATGTCCATAATCTATTACTGGAGTGATATAAAATCCAGACACGAGTagaatcattgaaattttgagatttcatcgattttttatgCTCTAGATAATTCAGAGAACAGGGGAAACTTTAGGGGTAGGAGTTTTGACTGTCGAAGGGAGATGGATCAGGGGATGGATCCAATAGAGAAGGGATGCAAGGGGTTTTCTACAAGAAACAGGGATTTATGGTAAATggtttcatgaaaattccctCTTACAACCGACTATATCTGGAAAGCTCCGGATTATCTGTGTTCACATCTCCCCATAACTTGCTGCTGCATTCAtaaggatatttttatttttttcgaaggTCAATATTTAAACAGGTGAGGCAATCTTGTTGGCATGAGGTGAAACTGATCGAATTTTATGCTCCAGATAATTTGGGAAGTGGGGGAAATTGGGGAAAATGGCTGGGCCAGGAGTTTTCAGAGGAGGAATTCAATAAAGAAAAGGTACAAGAGATTGCTCAGTCCAGCGATAGGTCATTCAGGAACAGAATCGTCAAATGAACCTGAATTTTCCGGCGAACAttagtttttttatgaaagaGCCCGTACGTCATCGATTATCAGGGaatgatttccattttttcgtggTCAATTACTCTACTCActatcagagaaaaaaattctttaaaaattaggTGCCTGGTCCGTAATCTACCGATGActagaatattaattattattaaaaattacggaatagttaATCACTTTTGcgcattgagagaaaaatcgtttaaaaattaGGCGTCTGTTccataatctgccagtcaaaactatatttggtgaaaattacggaacagttgcggactttttcagtgaactttcaggagaAAGTTTAgaatgttcagtgaaaaaacgtGTAACTGTTGtgttatttttactgaatatggTTTTGACTCGCAGATCACGTAACAgacgtaatttttaacgaatttttctccccgtgaattttcaggaaaaagttcaaatcgttccagaaaaagtttgaaacgttcagtaaaaaaatgcgtaattAGTCCGTACTTTTTACTGAGCACTATTTTAACTGGCAGATGACGCAACAGAAAGTagtttttatagaatttttctgTCTGCGCAGTgataatttcccaaaaatcgatttttaccCTTCATAAAACCAACGACATCCAGAAACCTCTCGATTATCCATCGTGTGACGTCTCCGTGTTAAATCATATGATCCATTAGGGAATACCTACACCCGCGCTTCATAAATCCGAGTACCACCGATGGGATGACTGACAACTGGCCGGGGGATCAGTCTGTGATGTGGACTCGCGTTGATTCCGCCATGGACACGCTGACCGAGTGACGTTACTGTATCTGTCGGTTATAGTGGACACATTTGGGTCGTGAAAATGCTCATTAAGGAAACGTCACTCAGGTGAGGATTTTtcccagtgaaaaaaaaaaccgtcacAAAATATCGCCGAGAGCTTCTGCCGCTCTCGACGTTTTTCCCTCTTTCTCACTCTCCGCAAACCGTGAATGTCTTGGAAACCAGAGGAGATAGGTGGGTGAGGGTGGTGCCATTGAAAGGCGGAGAAAAAAGCCGATGAAAACCCCCGGGGGAAACTCCTCTCCGCTCCATTGGGTCGCGGACGGGGAATGCAATCAGCGATAAGCGAAACTTCTTCggcaaatatctcgaaatctaatgCATGATAAAGAGGTTTGAACGAGGTTACGGAGACGGAAATTTCTTCAGTTATAACCAGAACCAAaaaagctcacgaaaaaaaaatatcgatcaaATCGAGTAATCGAGAAGCGAAATCAATccccagaattttttcattcgatgcGATGAGATTCTTTCcgctatttttttaataattaatcgtgAACAATAGAATAGGAGGAGAACGAATCTCAGCCTCAACTAAATTTCAGTCTTAATGAAAAAGTCTCATCACAAAACCAACCAATCAGGCTCCAATTACCCCACTGATATCAAGATAAACCGGGTCTAGTCGGTTGGTTAACCGAGTTAGAGtgtatcacactggatgataACAACGGATAGCGCCCAGAGGGGAATTTTACAAGTGAAGGTGGATTgaagtggatgaaaaaaaaaaataataaagaaagaaaGACGAAGGAAGAGGCATCTCGAGAACAGAGTGTGGAGGGGCGGGAACGGAGGGGGTTGGAAAGCTCCTTGCACAACCCCTCGCACACAATGAGCGAGCGCCACTCAGCCGCTGAATCAACCCCCACCCTCCTCGTCAAGTCCCTCTTTACCCCACCCCAGTGAACCCCAACCCCCATGGGGTTGAGCCGCTTTTGCAAAACTACGTGATTATTTCAAAAAGCTCACGTCTGAGATGAGCCAGTCTTCCTTTCTCCTTTCCTCCCTTCAGCCCCTGCGCTACTTCTTCACTTCTTATTCTTCCCATGTTAGTACATATGTACATGCATGTACTTCTGAATATCCTTTGTTCAAGGAATGAGCGATGAGAGATATTAAGAAGAGCACTGCTGGAATTTCCGAaatgtcatatttttttttccagacaaTTTTACTAAATGAATGATTAAGTggactcattatttttcatgtaattatcttttaacattgaaaattgatctTGTTACAGTTGGCCGGGTCTTCCAGGCGCTCTTCCATCCCCCGCATCCCCCACAGCAGTAATAGTATCCCCGGAGACACTCTCCCGCCACAGCAGCAGTTCTCCATCCCGAAATAATCGTCCAGTTGGTCAATTTGCCCTGGCAATTCCCTGCCCAGCGCGACCGATACCGGCGGTATGTTACCCCACGGCAACGTTCATCGATGTCGTCGAGGAGCCAGTGGGTCGGGACTTGGGAGCGTAAGTAAATAAACTAGTGAGATAAATAACTGGCCAATAAAATCCACACCGGGAGAAGTGGGGCCAAGGAAAAGGAAACATTCGTCATTGtctaaaaaatccaattgcCACCGTTGACAaacaagaataaaataatcaaatgatGAATTAAAGGGCATTATCAGGGATGGACTTCCCATAAATCTCTCTGGACAAACGGAAAGGAAAGATTTGCAAGGAAAGAGTTGGAATCACGTTGTCCACACGTGAACTCCTAATCCAACAATTACTGCCCACTTTAGGGATTATAAAACGACGACGCGTTGCATTGCCAGCAATTGAGCCaatggttttttatttatataataaagaTGGATAGATAGATTTATGGGGACAGACGTGACACTctgtatcaatttttttcaatttgttcaagtggatttagaaattttttactaGTAAACATTTTTGTACTAAGCAGACATAATATTTCATGTTTGATGAGGCACAATTATATACTTATCtagaaattaataataaatatatttgagGGTCATTACAGATTCAACCATGTTCAGTCAATTAATGTGTTCACAAATTGAACTGAACGAAATTGGTGAATTCAGTGGGCTAAAAATAATCTATCGATGAATAGTGATGTAATTttaggaaattaattaactcatcTGTACGAAAAGGTATGCATTAGCCACGACACTGAGTGCCCTTTATGGAAAGCTTCTCGTAGTAATGGGAATAGCGTTTCCTATGGCGGAGGTCATATCTTCCTACATTCCTCCTTCGTTCTACGAAGCCTTCTACCTGTACCTCTACTTCGGCAGTATGTTTTTCCTCTTCATCATCTGGGCAATGATGCTCAAGGACGGTAAACCCAAACACAGTAAGCATCAGACATCATtataatgattaatttttaattaacgaaaATTTACCGACACTCTATGTTGCCCAACTCGTCAAgctaatcattaattaaattcaaatttccaaTTGTTTTTTCCACACCTGATGTTCCTCCAATAACGACAATAAATCCCCTTCCTCCAGAGAGTGACCACAAGGACATCAGTGATTTGGACTCCAGTGGATCATCAAGCGCTGCTGGGGGCGACAGTGATTCACCTGGAAATGGTAATTCCTACTCAGAAGGCCTTTACCACCATCACTATGGCAGCTTCTACCTTCGTGTCGGTGCTGTTGCCTTCGGCATTGGTTCAATGATCTACTCTGGTCTGGAATTTGGCCAGTACTTCGAGCTCGAGCAGAACACAAAGTGCCACAACATCATGGTTGCTCTAACACCAGCAACACGAATGGCGTTTATCTTCATCCAGATGTACTTCATCTTCTTGAACAATGAGGTGGGTTGCACGAGTTTTATCGATCATGTTgaatagcaaaaaaaaaaaagaatgagagGTGCTCTACCACCCTCGTCAACCACTGGAAAACGGGGATAATGAGGTGGAAGGGTGAATGCCCCTTTGGGTTTTATCAACGTTCGTTCATCCTGTCAACTTTAAACGCAATGTTTTTACTTCCCAACGAAAGCTTTGTACGCGGAAAACCAAGTTGGGGAAGaattactaaaaaaatcgagtaatTGTGTAGGTCTTTTTCACTGATGATAGTGAGGAAAAAAGCCAGACGAATGGTGAATTTTCATCTGCCAGCGCCGGAATATTCATTCAACATCAAATATTATgactttataaaaaattatagcgGTGAACCTgaacacgaagagaaaaattgaataaaaatcatcagagAAAAACGTCGCAATTCACTCAACGTTTCTGGTTTTTCATCTTCCAttcccataaaaattcctcttcCCTTAAAAACATTCGCGGTAATACTTTATCAGTCGACtcgtaaaaattatctcaCCGTAAACAACgctattattatcattttcccATCTTTcgctaaaattatttatttgttttattttcttttagcAAATGAAGGTGTCTACGCATCGTGTTGTTGCACGCTTTGGACTCATGCACATGATTGGTACTAATTTGTCGGTTTGGCTTAATGTGCTGGTACAGGAGACTAAACATGAAATTCTCACATTTTATAATCCTGAGAATAATTCGTTGAGGATTTCTCATCGCTTAGGTAAGTAATCTTGCTGTTTAATCCTAAAGGCTCCTCACCACCCTAAATCGACCCAAAACTAGTACAAAATGAACTACAAATCCAAAAACTTGTCTAGCGAATTCTCTAGacttttctattaaattttttcatccgtGTGATAAGTATTCACAGCTCACAATAACCTTATCAGTACGAGCCATTGTGAGCGACCTTTTATACGATTTTCCGGTCAATAACTCCCCACAATACATTGAATCACTCCGTAAAATCATAAATCCAAGCTGAGGGGTTATCCTACAGTGTTACCAGTTGATCAATCCTTTTATTCGCAACATCAGCATTATCTGCAACCCATAAACTCTATCTCCAAAACAATAACGACTGTTAATCTTTCTGTTCATAATCCATCATTTCCTAACTCATTAATCCCCCTCAGGAGGAAAAATTCACTTCGCCGAGCACCTCCATGACCATCACATCGAGCCAAACGACCACGTCTCTCACATTCGTCTCCCCCGTGGTCTGAAAGGCCCCCATCACATGTTCGAGTGCAGACGAACCAACATAATAGGCTCCCTTGTTCAGGACGCCAGTCCCTTCCTCTTCCCCTGCACCATCGAGTACAGTCTAATCTGTGCAGCGATCCTCTACGTTATGTGGAAGAACATATCAAAGGTTCGACAGCCAGCTCCAACAACACCACCAGGAAATCGTCATCACGCTCACGCATACCGAAGATCACCCCATCACTACAGTGTTGATTGTGCTGGTGCTCACAAGGGCCTCTTCATTGGAATTCTCATCCTGGTATTGACGATAATCTGCTTGATCCTCTTCTTCGTCCTCATCTCAAGGCCTGAGCTGGTGAATTTGGCTGTTACCGGTGTCAATATATGTGAGTTAGCCCTTTATGGCATGTCAACTCTGGCCACTCTGATTGGAATGCTGAGAATGAGGAAGCTGAGGTACGATGGCAACAGAAATCTAGAGCTGGACAATATTCTTCTCGTAGCAGCTCAAACTGGAATGTTCATATACTCAACATTCACAATCATCGGTGGACACTTTACAATAGAGAAGCACACGATTCTTGTTCTCATTACAGCACTAGCTAGTGTTGTACAAACAACATGTCAAACAATATTTATCCTCGATTCATCGAGACGATCGGTATCAACGTCCGAGCAAATTCGCCACAAGCCAGGACGTGAGATTGTGACATTTCTTCTTGTTACGAATTTGGCAATGTGGGCCATAAATACGTTAGAAAAATCAAGGGCTGAATCACATCCCGTTCAGTTGCATTTTTACGGTCTCTGGGCCTGGACCATCATCACTCATGTTTCAATGCCACTAGCTATTTTCTACAGATTCCACAGCACAGTCTGTCTGTGTGAAGTATGGAAAAGGGCTTATAAGGTCAAGCCGACATATATGTGACGCAGGCGATCGTGTGGGACGAAGAAGAGAAGGTGCATTGACAGTCACAAACGTCATAAGAATGTCCCCAGGCTCGATGTTATCACCGAGAATGATCCGACTTATTTTATGTGATTTACGAGGTATTACAATGATGTTTTATAAGTTATGAGTTTTTCTATTGTCTCAGGAAGAAATCAGTTGGTTGTCGTGTATTTAGGCATTTGCTGTTTAGGGGTCATTGAAGttacaaaaaattatccaaatctATAAAGCTACTTTGAATAATGAAACGAAGTCCATTCTAGGCGATATAATCTCAGAATATCGAAGGGGAAAAATCATTCTCAGATGTCTTGAGACCAATTGTAGCAAAAAAGAGTTGTatattggaaattttcctgGCTTTTCATACACTCCGAATTGTTATCGCGATGTAGAGAAAATAAGAATAGGTGAATTACCCTCCACCTG comes from the Diachasmimorpha longicaudata isolate KC_UGA_2023 chromosome 11, iyDiaLong2, whole genome shotgun sequence genome and includes:
- the LOC135167152 gene encoding proton channel OtopLc-like isoform X2; amino-acid sequence: MGESSPDLSLRLRRGSSDSRDSFYMDFAQGIDSDIEEVARPADNSDPLAENNLEDNEVDMDENFPPLDDVCGTIPEEASEELREEEEAEAAALEAARDSPDSPVIAAITKRAQKPNDWPGLPGALPSPASPTAVIVSPETLSRHSSSSPSRNNRPVGQFALAIPCPARPIPAVCYPTATFIDVVEEPVGRDLGAYALATTLSALYGKLLVVMGIAFPMAEVISSYIPPSFYEAFYLYLYFGSMFFLFIIWAMMLKDGKPKHKSDHKDISDLDSSGSSSAAGGDSDSPGNGNSYSEGLYHHHYGSFYLRVGAVAFGIGSMIYSGLEFGQYFELEQNTKCHNIMVALTPATRMAFIFIQMYFIFLNNEQMKVSTHRVVARFGLMHMIGTNLSVWLNVLVQETKHEILTFYNPENNSLRISHRLAILYVMWKNISKVRQPAPTTPPGNRHHAHAYRRSPHHYSVDCAGAHKGLFIGILILVLTIICLILFFVLISRPELVNLAVTGVNICELALYGMSTLATLIGMLRMRKLRYDGNRNLELDNILLVAAQTGMFIYSTFTIIGGHFTIEKHTILVLITALASVVQTTCQTIFILDSSRRSVSTSEQIRHKPGREIVTFLLVTNLAMWAINTLEKSRAESHPVQLHFYGLWAWTIITHVSMPLAIFYRFHSTVCLCEVWKRAYKVKPTYM
- the LOC135167152 gene encoding proton channel OtopLc-like isoform X1, with the translated sequence MGESSPDLSLRLRRGSSDSRDSFYMDFAQGIDSDIEEVARPADNSDPLAENNLEDNEVDMDENFPPLDDVCGTIPEEASEELREEEEAEAAALEAARDSPDSPVIAAITKRAQKPNDWPGLPGALPSPASPTAVIVSPETLSRHSSSSPSRNNRPVGQFALAIPCPARPIPAVCYPTATFIDVVEEPVGRDLGAYALATTLSALYGKLLVVMGIAFPMAEVISSYIPPSFYEAFYLYLYFGSMFFLFIIWAMMLKDGKPKHKSDHKDISDLDSSGSSSAAGGDSDSPGNGNSYSEGLYHHHYGSFYLRVGAVAFGIGSMIYSGLEFGQYFELEQNTKCHNIMVALTPATRMAFIFIQMYFIFLNNEQMKVSTHRVVARFGLMHMIGTNLSVWLNVLVQETKHEILTFYNPENNSLRISHRLGGKIHFAEHLHDHHIEPNDHVSHIRLPRGLKGPHHMFECRRTNIIGSLVQDASPFLFPCTIEYSLICAAILYVMWKNISKVRQPAPTTPPGNRHHAHAYRRSPHHYSVDCAGAHKGLFIGILILVLTIICLILFFVLISRPELVNLAVTGVNICELALYGMSTLATLIGMLRMRKLRYDGNRNLELDNILLVAAQTGMFIYSTFTIIGGHFTIEKHTILVLITALASVVQTTCQTIFILDSSRRSVSTSEQIRHKPGREIVTFLLVTNLAMWAINTLEKSRAESHPVQLHFYGLWAWTIITHVSMPLAIFYRFHSTVCLCEVWKRAYKVKPTYM
- the LOC135167152 gene encoding proton channel OtopLc-like isoform X3; amino-acid sequence: MLIKETSLSWPGLPGALPSPASPTAVIVSPETLSRHSSSSPSRNNRPVGQFALAIPCPARPIPAVCYPTATFIDVVEEPVGRDLGAYALATTLSALYGKLLVVMGIAFPMAEVISSYIPPSFYEAFYLYLYFGSMFFLFIIWAMMLKDGKPKHKSDHKDISDLDSSGSSSAAGGDSDSPGNGNSYSEGLYHHHYGSFYLRVGAVAFGIGSMIYSGLEFGQYFELEQNTKCHNIMVALTPATRMAFIFIQMYFIFLNNEQMKVSTHRVVARFGLMHMIGTNLSVWLNVLVQETKHEILTFYNPENNSLRISHRLGGKIHFAEHLHDHHIEPNDHVSHIRLPRGLKGPHHMFECRRTNIIGSLVQDASPFLFPCTIEYSLICAAILYVMWKNISKVRQPAPTTPPGNRHHAHAYRRSPHHYSVDCAGAHKGLFIGILILVLTIICLILFFVLISRPELVNLAVTGVNICELALYGMSTLATLIGMLRMRKLRYDGNRNLELDNILLVAAQTGMFIYSTFTIIGGHFTIEKHTILVLITALASVVQTTCQTIFILDSSRRSVSTSEQIRHKPGREIVTFLLVTNLAMWAINTLEKSRAESHPVQLHFYGLWAWTIITHVSMPLAIFYRFHSTVCLCEVWKRAYKVKPTYM